A window of Campylobacter concisus contains these coding sequences:
- a CDS encoding 2,3,4,5-tetrahydropyridine-2,6-carboxylate N-succinyltransferase, whose translation MSKEFKDANEFKEFFEEFRKKDGYKDPLAFGIARIDRGQKNTDKILQATFAVVNYKESFLSAAAYIYALQKCDVKVDFNGSEFVADLTPKVVKKASKLFSVFEKEISSHKNVQNLHAVKMAFDDDLELNENKFKLVFLFDDAKPLSVEAIYLKLYLISLGKVAPRTIVLDGAFGVLPNVAWTSQNTPIELEWLRENEISLKMFGEYPAIVSVDKFPRFLSHIIPANNTRILDSAKVRMGAAVYPGTVVMPGAAYINFNAGTTGGVMVEGRVSSSVVVGEGSDVGGGASILGVLSGTNGNPVSIGKHCLLGANSVTGVPLGDNCIVDAGIAVLEGTKVYIPASEREKLAKLNPEFKFEAEIYKALELGGLNGLHFRQNSQTGQITASASKRAIKLNEALH comes from the coding sequence ATGTCTAAAGAGTTTAAAGATGCAAATGAATTTAAGGAATTTTTTGAAGAATTTAGAAAAAAAGATGGTTACAAAGATCCGCTTGCTTTTGGTATCGCTAGGATCGATCGCGGACAAAAAAATACAGACAAAATTTTGCAAGCGACATTCGCTGTTGTAAATTACAAAGAGAGCTTTTTAAGTGCAGCTGCTTATATCTATGCTTTGCAAAAATGTGATGTTAAGGTTGACTTTAATGGCTCTGAATTTGTAGCTGATCTTACGCCAAAAGTAGTGAAAAAAGCTAGCAAGCTCTTTAGCGTCTTTGAAAAAGAGATAAGCTCTCATAAAAATGTACAAAATTTACATGCCGTAAAAATGGCATTTGATGATGATCTTGAACTAAATGAGAATAAATTTAAGCTTGTGTTTTTGTTTGATGATGCAAAACCACTTAGCGTGGAGGCCATATATCTCAAGCTTTACTTGATATCGCTTGGAAAGGTCGCACCTAGAACGATCGTGCTTGATGGAGCTTTTGGTGTGTTGCCAAATGTTGCATGGACTAGCCAAAATACGCCAATTGAGCTTGAATGGCTAAGAGAAAATGAAATTTCTCTAAAGATGTTTGGCGAATACCCAGCGATTGTTAGCGTCGATAAATTCCCAAGATTTTTAAGCCATATCATTCCAGCGAATAATACGAGAATTTTAGACTCAGCCAAGGTTCGCATGGGCGCTGCCGTGTATCCTGGCACAGTCGTTATGCCAGGTGCTGCCTACATCAACTTTAACGCGGGTACAACTGGTGGCGTTATGGTCGAAGGCAGAGTCAGTAGCTCTGTTGTAGTGGGCGAGGGCAGTGACGTAGGCGGAGGGGCAAGTATACTTGGCGTGCTAAGTGGCACAAACGGCAACCCTGTAAGCATCGGCAAACACTGCTTGCTTGGCGCAAATTCAGTCACAGGCGTACCTCTTGGCGATAACTGCATCGTGGATGCTGGCATAGCGGTGCTTGAGGGCACAAAGGTTTATATACCAGCTAGCGAGCGCGAAAAGTTAGCTAAGCTAAATCCAGAGTTTAAATTTGAAGCTGAAATTTACAAAGCGCTCGAGCTTGGTGGGCTAAATGGACTTCATTTTAGACAAAATAGCCAAACAGGTCAGATCACTGCAAGTGCGAGCAAAAGGGCGATCAAGCTAAATGAGGCACTTCATTAA
- a CDS encoding YagU family protein, translated as MSNLVTKPRFALAALIGLVAGVVSAFVKWGAEFPLPPRSPMDMFNAACGPESAIRAADAIDCSRNFLNPPYVFLRDYLGVADPNAAIYEFAGHAFNYVMMTHILFSIVFAVAYCVLAEKFPKITIWQGLLVGVIVNIAVHVITLPILGLTPPLWTLPWYEHVSEFVGHMIWFWSIEIIRHDLRARITKEKDPSDYCCCNA; from the coding sequence ATGTCAAATTTAGTAACAAAACCTAGATTTGCTCTGGCTGCGTTAATCGGCCTTGTCGCTGGTGTTGTCTCAGCCTTTGTCAAATGGGGGGCAGAATTTCCACTTCCTCCAAGAAGTCCGATGGATATGTTTAACGCTGCTTGCGGACCAGAGAGTGCCATTAGAGCAGCCGATGCGATCGATTGCTCTAGAAATTTCTTAAATCCGCCTTATGTATTTTTAAGAGATTATTTGGGAGTGGCCGATCCAAATGCCGCTATTTACGAGTTTGCAGGGCATGCATTTAACTACGTAATGATGACGCATATATTGTTTTCGATCGTTTTTGCGGTGGCTTATTGTGTTTTGGCTGAGAAATTTCCAAAGATTACAATATGGCAAGGCTTACTAGTTGGCGTTATCGTAAATATCGCTGTTCACGTGATCACATTACCTATTTTGGGGCTTACTCCACCACTTTGGACACTCCCTTGGTACGAGCATGTATCTGAATTTGTCGGTCACATGATATGGTTCTGGTCGATAGAGATCATCCGTCACGACCTAAGAGCTAGGATAACAAAAGAAAAAGATCCAAGTGATTATTGCTGCTGCAACGCATAA
- a CDS encoding cytochrome-c oxidase: protein MKILSLLTALLFGAVCGFANDGKVRSIDIYVTPYYSANAGKVEYVKVYDKIDELLKSGKEEDFKKAEKIVQDAPQMVSPITLFVLSARAYDLGLRDDAIFWFYAAKNRAILLRGVIDMEGEKFTDVVAAIGAFMKLVGDVVNPYAFCDIKKQQEIADKALEWTKKNAYEAMFSPEFSSPHEDRKAALAKGIEKLEARNKKEKDYFLDKDNLANFKAMRKQNGTDEKFCF from the coding sequence ATGAAAATTTTATCACTGCTTACGGCGCTACTTTTTGGAGCGGTATGTGGCTTTGCAAACGACGGCAAAGTAAGAAGTATCGACATCTACGTCACACCTTACTACTCAGCAAATGCTGGCAAGGTGGAGTACGTCAAGGTCTATGACAAGATAGATGAGCTTTTAAAAAGTGGCAAAGAAGAGGACTTTAAAAAGGCTGAAAAGATCGTGCAAGACGCCCCACAAATGGTCTCTCCGATAACTCTTTTTGTCCTTTCAGCTCGCGCATACGATCTTGGACTTCGCGATGATGCGATATTTTGGTTTTATGCGGCAAAAAATCGCGCGATCTTGCTAAGAGGCGTTATAGACATGGAGGGCGAGAAATTTACTGATGTGGTGGCCGCGATAGGGGCGTTTATGAAGCTTGTTGGTGACGTGGTCAATCCTTACGCATTTTGCGATATCAAAAAGCAACAAGAGATCGCTGATAAAGCACTTGAATGGACTAAGAAAAACGCCTATGAAGCGATGTTTTCGCCAGAATTTAGCTCGCCTCACGAAGATAGAAAAGCAGCCCTTGCAAAAGGCATAGAAAAGCTTGAAGCCCGCAATAAAAAAGAGAAAGATTACTTTTTAGACAAAGACAATCTTGCTAACTTTAAAGCTATGCGCAAGCAAAATGGCACTGATGAGAAATTTTGCTTCTAA